The Meiothermus sp. genome segment ATGATTCCGGTTAAGGTGCGCATCGGAAAGACCGAGTGGAAGACCTCGCTTTGGCCCAAGGACGGTCGGTACGTGCTTCCGCTCAAAGACCAGGTGCGCCAGGCCGAGCGCCTGGAAGTGGGTCAGACGGTCACGGTGAAGCTCGAGGTCGGCCCAGA includes the following:
- a CDS encoding DUF1905 domain-containing protein; translation: MMGLQFSGEIWEWRGPAPFYFVSVPGEQSQAIKSAERLLTYGWGMIPVKVRIGKTEWKTSLWPKDGRYVLPLKDQVRQAERLEVGQTVTVKLEVGPERNRKR